The Labrenzia sp. CE80 genome window below encodes:
- a CDS encoding IlvD/Edd family dehydratase produces MSSKKTPKLRSTAWFDNPDNPGMTALYIERYLNFGLTREELQSGKPIIGIAQTGSDLSPCNRHHIELAKRVREGIREAGGICFEFPVHPIQETGKRPGAALDRNLAYLGLVELLYGYPIDGVVLTIGCDKTTPACLMAAATVNIPAIALSVGPMLNGWHKGERTGSGTIVWKAREMLAAGEIDYDGFMDLVSSSAPSVGYCNTMGTATTMNSLAEALGMQLPGSAAIPAPYRERGQISYETGRRIVDMVHQDIKPSDIMTREAFENAIVVNSAIGGSTNAPIHLNAIASHLGVPLDNDDWQELGHEIPLMVNLQPAGEYLGEDYHHAGGVPAVVGELMKHGKLPHPGTMTVNGKSIGDNCGDVEIEMAEVILPFDEPLKESAGFINLKGNLFNSAIMKTSVISEEFRDRYLLNPDDLNAFEGRAIVFEGPEDYHDNIDNPELNIDEHCMLFIRGTGPIGYPGGAEVVNMQPPAALIKRGIHSLPCIGDGRQSGTSGSPSILNASPEAAAMGGLALIQTGDRVRIDLGKGTANILISDAELAGRRAALETEGGFAYAEHQTPWQEIQRGMVDQFDKGMVLKPAVKYQDVAHSKGLPRDNH; encoded by the coding sequence ATGTCCAGCAAGAAGACACCCAAGTTGCGATCAACTGCCTGGTTCGACAATCCTGACAACCCGGGCATGACGGCGCTTTACATCGAACGCTATCTCAACTTTGGCCTGACCCGTGAGGAACTTCAATCCGGCAAACCGATCATCGGAATCGCGCAAACCGGCTCGGACCTTTCGCCATGCAATCGCCATCACATCGAGCTTGCCAAGCGCGTGCGCGAGGGCATTCGCGAGGCCGGCGGCATCTGCTTTGAATTTCCAGTGCACCCGATCCAGGAAACCGGCAAACGCCCCGGCGCCGCGCTGGACAGAAACCTTGCCTATCTGGGCCTTGTTGAGCTGCTTTACGGATATCCGATCGACGGTGTCGTGCTGACAATTGGCTGCGACAAGACAACCCCTGCCTGTTTGATGGCGGCAGCAACGGTCAACATACCGGCCATCGCCCTTTCGGTCGGCCCGATGCTCAACGGTTGGCACAAGGGTGAACGCACAGGGTCAGGCACCATCGTGTGGAAAGCGCGCGAGATGCTGGCCGCCGGTGAAATCGATTACGACGGTTTCATGGATCTGGTTTCCTCATCGGCGCCGTCTGTCGGCTATTGCAACACCATGGGCACGGCGACCACCATGAATTCCCTGGCTGAGGCGCTCGGCATGCAATTGCCAGGATCGGCTGCGATTCCAGCGCCCTACCGTGAACGTGGCCAAATCTCCTACGAAACCGGCCGGCGCATCGTCGACATGGTGCATCAGGACATCAAACCTTCCGACATCATGACACGAGAGGCGTTTGAAAACGCGATCGTGGTCAACTCGGCAATCGGCGGCTCAACCAATGCCCCGATCCATCTCAACGCGATCGCCAGCCACCTTGGTGTGCCGCTCGACAATGACGACTGGCAGGAGCTGGGCCATGAAATTCCCCTCATGGTCAACCTTCAGCCCGCCGGTGAATACCTCGGCGAGGACTATCATCATGCCGGTGGTGTTCCCGCGGTCGTTGGCGAATTGATGAAACACGGCAAGCTGCCCCATCCGGGCACCATGACGGTCAACGGAAAGAGCATTGGCGACAACTGCGGCGATGTAGAGATCGAGATGGCGGAGGTCATCCTTCCGTTTGACGAGCCCTTGAAGGAAAGCGCCGGATTCATCAACCTGAAGGGCAATCTCTTCAACAGCGCGATCATGAAAACCAGCGTGATCTCAGAAGAATTCCGCGATCGCTACCTGCTGAATCCGGATGACCTGAACGCCTTTGAAGGCCGCGCTATCGTTTTCGAAGGCCCTGAAGATTATCATGACAACATCGACAATCCCGAGCTCAACATCGATGAACACTGCATGTTGTTCATCCGCGGCACGGGCCCGATCGGCTATCCGGGCGGGGCTGAAGTCGTCAACATGCAGCCACCGGCGGCCCTGATCAAGCGTGGCATTCATTCGCTACCCTGCATCGGTGATGGCCGCCAGTCGGGGACTTCCGGCTCTCCCTCGATCCTCAATGCATCGCCAGAGGCCGCAGCGATGGGCGGCCTCGCGCTGATCCAGACCGGCGACCGGGTGCGGATCGATCTTGGCAAGGGCACCGCCAATATCCTGATCTCTGACGCGGAATTGGCCGGGCGGCGCGCAGCCCTCGAAACCGAAGGTGGTTTTGCCTATGCGGAGCACCAGACACCATGGCAGGAAATTCAACGCGGCATGGTGGATCAGTTCGACAAGGGCATGGTGCTAAAACCCGCGGTCAAATATCAGGACGTGGCTCATTCGAAGGGTCTTCCGCGCGACAATCACTAG